A region from the Dendropsophus ebraccatus isolate aDenEbr1 chromosome 1, aDenEbr1.pat, whole genome shotgun sequence genome encodes:
- the LOC138771181 gene encoding olfactory receptor 10A4-like: MYFFISQLSISDILLSTDITPKMLQILLNDGGTITFVDCITQLYFFCATEVSECLLLMVMSYDRYVAICDPLRYSSIMTSGHCLTLSAASWFLGFSLALIDTIPTSMLRFCGPNVIDHFFCDLLPLLKIPCSDPSGVQIGIFLVSIPSVFIPTVIIMYCYVNIVINILRIPSSSGRHKAFSTCSSHLIVFSIFYGTLISVYVVPTSGQTMTISKILSLLYTVLTPLINPIIYSLRNKDIKAAAYKMIHKYRT, translated from the coding sequence ATGTACTTCTTCATCTCCCAGCTCTCCATCAGTGACATCTTATTATCTACAGACATTACCCCCAAGATGCTCCAAATCCTCCTAAATGATGGGGGCACCATTACTTTTGTTGACTGTATCacacaactttattttttttgtgccacaGAAGTATCTGAGTGTCTTCTACTAATGGTGATGTCCTATgacagatatgtggccatctgtgACCCCCTTCGATACTCCTCTATCATGACTAGTGGACATTGTCTGACATTGTCTGCGGCCTCTTGGTTCCTTGGTTTTTCCCTCGCATTGATTGACACAATCCCAACCTCAATGCTGAGATTTTGTGGACCAAATGTTATTGACCATTTCTTCTGTGATCTTCTCCCTCTACTAAAGATTCCATGTTCTGACCCCTCCGGTGTCCAAATTGGAATTTTCCTAGTAAGCATACCATCTGTTTTTATACCGACCGTAATAATAATGTATTGTTATGTTAATATTGTTATTAATATCTTGAGGATCCCGTCCAGTAGCGGCAGACacaaagccttctccacctgtagctcccacctcattgtgTTCTCCATATTTTACGGGACTCTGATCAGTGTCTATGTGGTGCCAACAAGTGGTCAAACCATGACAATCAGTAAGATCctgtccctgctgtatacagtacttaCCCCTCTCAtcaaccccattatatacagcctgagGAATAAAGATATTAAGGCGGCTGCATATAAAATGATCCATAAATATAGAACCTAA